A single Trypanosoma brucei gambiense DAL972 chromosome 9, complete sequence DNA region contains:
- a CDS encoding zinc finger protein, predicted, with protein MFRTIGIVRLWRTSRIVRLPASGLGTDAKSCTAPTQPLSTSSATSSSSMILKYPYRVVDTHEKLKEAVTSLQGARSIALDIEAFCTTDQAKQLGRISLVQACSDAKPVVFLFDVLTLTPDVFVKDMQSLLSDREIRKLFFDCRRDVEALSCQLGVKPEGVLDLQVFFTAIQWKLRSVNRRSGMGYVLKSVAGLTRQEGDSAVQTAMTLGNRPVWDIRPLPDHFLEYAAGDVRHILLLSNYLVGNKDVPVDVVAVERLTAQYVEHYAVGKPVITEADATPAEVNRAWLERYIGPGGGCHFCGAKGHTEAECFKKQNGKAKCSFCGEVGHTARNCFKKHPQLLTCEKCGQLGHTGASCFRTNPCKHCGGPHSSANCHKVIWQQKRLGENSLH; from the coding sequence ATGTTCAGGACTATAGGAATCGTGCGGTTATGGAGAACCTCGCGGATCGTTCGACTCCCAGCCAGTGGCTTGGGGACAGATGCCAAAAGTTGCACCGCGCCTACACAGCCGTTGAGTACATCATCAGCAACGTCCTCTTCTTCAATGATTTTGAAATACCCATACCGAGTCGTAGATACACATGAGAAACTAAAAGAGGCTGTTACTTCGCTACAAGGTGCTCGCTCGATTGCTCTGGACATCGAGGCTTTTTGTACAACGGACCAAGCGAAGCAGCTTGGACGTATATCACTGGTTCAGGCATGCTCAGATGCCAAACCTGTAGTGTTTTTGTTCGACGTTCTCACCCTAACACCTGATGTGTTTGTCAAAGACATGCAATCCTTACTGAGTGATAGAGAGATAAGGAAGCTGTTCTTTGACTGCAGACGTGATGTGGAAGCACTCAGTTGCCAACTTGGGGTAAAACCGGAGGGTGTTTTAGATCTGCAAGTTTTCTTCACTGCCATTCAGTGGAAATTGCGCAGTGTAAACCGCCGCTCGGGAATGGGGTACGTGCTGAAGAGTGTCGCTGGCCTCACACGACAGGAAGGAGACTCCGCAGTTCAAACCGCTATGACACTTGGCAACCGCCCCGTTTGGGACATTCGACCCCTGCCGGACCATTTCCTTGAGTACGCTGCGGGTGATGTGCGGCAcattttgctgctttccaATTACCTTGTGGGAAACAAAGATGTTCCAGTGGATGTTGTTGCAGTGGAGCGACTCACTGCCCAATATGTTGAACATTACGCCGTGGGGAAACCAGTGATAACGGAGGCAGATGCCACACCTGCTGAAGTAAATAGGGCGTGGCTCGAACGGTACATTGGACCAGGTGGAGGTTGTCACTTCTGCGGGGCTAAGGGGCATACAGAGGCTGAATGCttcaaaaagcaaaatgggAAGGCAAAATGCTCTTTCTGTGGGGAAGTCGGTCACACCGCACGCAACTGCTTCAAGAAACATCCGCAGCTCTTAACGTGCGAAAAGTGCGGTCAACTCGGGCATACGGGCGCCAGTTGTTTTCGCACTAACCCGTGCAAGCACTGTGGTGGCCCCCATAGCAGCGCCAATTGTCACAAAGTTATTTGGCAACAGAAACGTTTGGGGGAAAATTCTTTACATTGA
- a CDS encoding chaperone protein DNAj, putative, which yields MFRFTSVSSIWRRLAAAPPTAATAAFANVSKRLSSSNKDYYKILGVSQSASQSDIKKAYRKRALETHPDQGGNKEDFAEVAEAYECLSNEEKRRIYDQYGSEAAANMNAGGGMGGFGGRSAEDIFAEFFKGGMGGFGGNRSAGPPQVPPLEVTLRMTLEEVYKGASKSPRVNRPVVCSDCRGFGTKSQKKKPKCSECDGSGHVVQHHRFGPGMVQQTVSQCPRCGGAGTVAKPDDKCPKCKGMGYRHLVQSVSIDIPAGVPPDVTLVVRGEGGTMPEAEPGDLHVHVEVEEHNVFKRRGNDLVVERDVTLSEALLEFDLSLKTLDGRSITVKSPKSSVLQPNSVLRVAGEGMPNSSGGNGDLYIVTKLKLPRTLTDQQKEAVKKAFGEPKKKDSDSGSDKTVTASVLRGGVREMEEALHSNWDSERGGGSQQGNGRRRSGRKQHTAECVHQ from the coding sequence ATGTTTCGGTTCACGTCCGTCTCTTCGATTTGGCGACGCCTTGCCGCGGCAccgccaacagcagcaacggcagcctTTGCGAATGTTTCCAAGCGCCTATCTAGTAGTAACAAAGACTACTACAAAATATTGGGGGTCAGTCAATCCGCCAGTCAAAGTGACATTAAGAAGGCGTACCGCAAGCGCGCCCTCGAGACCCACCCTGATCAAGGTGGTAATAAAGAGGACTTTGCAGAAGTGGCAGAGGCATACGAATGCCTCAGTAACGAGGAGAAGCGCCGCATTTATGATCAGTACGGTTCTGAAGCCGCAGCCAACATGAACGCGGGTGGCGGCATGGGTGGCTTTGGTGGACGTAGTGCGGAAGATATTTTTGCGGAGTTCTTCAAAGGTGGCATGGGAGGTTTTGGTGGTAATAGGTCTGCCGGCCCACCTCAGGTGCCCCCGCTGGAGGTTACATTGAGGATGACGTTGGAGGAGGTCTATAAAGGTGCGTCGAAATCCCCTCGCGTTAATCGTCCAGTTGTTTGCTCAGATTGCCGTGGATTCGGAACGAAGagtcagaagaaaaaaccaAAGTGTTCTGAATGTGATGGAAGCGGCCACGTCGTGCAGCATCATCGTTTTGGACCAGGTATGGTACAGCAGACAGTGTCACAGTGCCCACGCTGTGGTGGAGCGGGTACCGTCGCAAAACCCGACGACAAGTGCCCCAAGTGCAAAGGCATGGGCTACCGGCACCTCGTGCAAAGCGTAAGCATTGACATTCCCGCTGGCGTACCGCCAGACGTCACGTTGGTTGTACGAGGTGAGGGTGGCACAATGCCTGAGGCCGAGCCCGGTGACTTACACGTGCATGTTGAAGTCGAAGAACACAATGTCTTCAAGCGTCGGGGAAATGATCTTGTGgtggagagggatgtcaCCCTTTCGGAAGCGTTGTTGGAGTTTGATCTGTCACTGAAAACGCTTGATGGTCGTTCAATTACTGTGAAGTCACCAAAAAGTTCTGTGCTGCAGCCGAACAGTGTTTTGAGGGTGGCTGGTGAGGGCATGCCGAACTCCAGTGGCGGTAATGGAGACCTCTACATCGTTACGAAACTCAAATTGCCCCGTACCCTCACGGATCAGCAAAAGGAAGCTGTCAAGAAAGCGTTTGGAGaaccaaagaagaaagacTCAGACAGCGGTTCTGACAAAACTGTCACAGCGTCTGTGCTTCGAGGAGGCGTACGGGAAATGGAGGAGGCATTACATAGCAACTGGGACTCAGAACGGGGAGGTGGATCACAGCAAGGTAACGGCCGCCGCCGCAGTGGTCGCAAGCAACATACAGCCGAGTGCGTTCATCAGTAG